A section of the Procambarus clarkii isolate CNS0578487 chromosome 68, FALCON_Pclarkii_2.0, whole genome shotgun sequence genome encodes:
- the LOC138355604 gene encoding uncharacterized protein — MKNENSNERRRLDKETERKERRNRRETEEKQKRNREQKQRAETESRNREQKQRAETESRNREQKQRAETESRNREQKQRAETESRNREQKQRAETESRNREQKQRAETESRNREQKQRAETESRNREQKQRAETESRNREQKQRAETESRNREQKQRAETESRNRAETEQKQSRNRAETEQKQSRNRVETEKKQRRNRETENQG; from the coding sequence ATGAAAAATGAGAATAGCAACGAAAGACGGAGACTTGATAAGGAAACagaaaggaaggagaggaggaacAGAAGAGAAACAGAAGAGAAACAGAAGAGAAACAGAGAGCAGAAACAGAGAGCAGAAACAGAGAGCAGAAACAGAGAGCAGAAACAGAGAGCAGAAACAGAGAGCAGAAACAGAGAGCAGAAACAGAGAGCAGAAACAGAGAGCAGAAACAGAGAGCAGAAACAGAGAGCAGAAACAGAGAGCAGAAACAGAGAGCAGAAACAGAGAGCAGAAACAGAGAGCAGAAACAGAGAGCAGAAACAGAGAGCAGAAACAGAGAGCAGAAACAGAGAGCAGAAACAGAGAGCAGAAACAGAGAGCAGAAACAGAGAGCAGAAACAGAGAGCAGAAACAGAGAGCAGAAACAGAGAGCAGAAACAGAGAGCAGAAACAGAGAGCAGAAACAGAGAGCAGAAACAGAGAGCAGAAACAGAGAGCAGAAACAGAGCAGAAACAGAGCAGAAACAGAGCAGAAACAGAGCAGAAACAGAGCAGAAACAGagcagaaacagagtagaaacAGAGAAGAAACAGAGAAGAAACCGAGAAACAGAAAACCAaggctaa